TGCTTGGAATCACGTTCGGCGACCAGTACGCTCGCGGGTTTTGAGTCAAGTACCCAAAGGTTATCGTGGCCATCAACATGCAATGCCTGCGCATTGACGAAGCGCTTTCGCTCATCGCCAGCGCTCGCATTCCAAGTGACATTCGGATAAGGCACCAACTTCCCATCAACCACCTCTGCAACAGAATATTTATAGTCTTCGGTTCGATTGGGGAAAGATGTAAAGATACGATTATCGGAGGACACACCCAGCCCAACAGCTCTTAACCTGCCAAAGTCAGCCACTGCAACAAGTTTTTTACTATGATAAGTCTCTGCACCAGACGCAGCACTCGCAAGAGGACTCAATATCGCCAGCAACAGGCAAGCAAATATTTTTACATTCATTACATCACCCTTAATGACTCACTAGGCGCAAAAATGGAAAACCAACTCCACCCCAAGTTATAGGCACGCGCACTTTACACGTAAAAATATTGTTATTTATCTAGACTAACGACTGGAGACCCGCAAGACTTTCATTGGTCCCTCGCGCTGACTTGCAACGGGTCGGCAATGACACGCAGCACCTGCTTGGCCTGACTCCTAGACCAAGACTGATAGTACTGAAACGTCTATCGCACTAACACCCGACAGCGCAGCAAACAGTTTCTCCATAAAATTGAAAATCAGACGCCATAGTGACTAGAGGCTGGGTAAAGCGCAAAAAACATGGGAACGGGCAAGCCCGCCCCCGCACTCGAGAAATCCCATCATCGGCATTGCCAAGGCGCCGACGCAGCCGGTTTTCCAGCCAAATGCGTTGGTCGCGGTGCAAGGCGCTCAGGCTGGGTTCGGCGGTGGTCGTTGGCGATACAACATCAGTCATGGCCAGCGAACCCTAGGCAGCGCGAGCGGCTCTCAAATGAGATTAATTCCATTAAATATCCCGCGCTGTACCCTATTCTTTTACCGGGTAGACAGGCGGAGCACCTACTGCCCATCGGGCAACACCGGCTTGCCCAGCTCACGCCTGGACGATATTGCCGCTGAGATTGAGCAAGCTCCCGGTCTGCAATGGGTTGTCGTGGCAGTAGCGATACGCCACGCGAAAAACGGTTTGTTCATTGCGCTCGTAGAGGTCCGGCATGTTCTGCTCGAACAACGGTGAACTGGTCCCGCTGCTTGAGTAAGAAAAATGCCCGTAGCTTGCGATAAGGGCACTTTCTTTAACCGATCAGCAGTTTGCCGGATGCTCAGACAGTCTGGCTCTACATCGACAATGGCTCAAAAAGCCCAACAGCCTGCTTCAACTAAGTTTCTCGCCTGCTTGGGGACTGACGCCAATAATGTCCGCCTGCTTGATCGGGCGCGTGCTTTTTACAAGAAAATCGGTGCACCGATTACCGGTAAGATCCACTGCAACAAAATATCGACCTGTTTGCTTGTTGAGCCTCACGACGGTATCGCCGATACGCCCTGTAAAGGCCTCCACCCATCGCAATGTTGTATTCGAACGCTTCGCCATTGCGCGCAGGTCAATTTTGTCCCTGCCACTCACAAAGTCCATGATCAGATCTGAACTCTGGAGAGTCGAATCGCTCGCGTTGTCGTAGGCGAACGTGTTGCGCCCTCCTATACCCCATAAATTATCCCCCCCACCTCCGCCCTTCAGGACGTTATCCGCCGAGTTGCCAATGAGGAGGTCATTGCCGAAACCGCCGATGGCATTTTCAATAATCACATCCCTATCTATCGTCACATTGCGGGTCTGGCCGCCAACGCTGGAGGCGGTGCCTGGCCGCAGGTCTATGGTCTGGTTATGTCTGAATCCCGAAAAATCGAACGTGTCATTGCCAGACTGGTCGCGCACAGAGAACCATGGGGCTTTACTGTAGGCACCCAAACTTGTATTGGAGTCGCCAGTATTGGAGTTGAAGCCATAGACAGTATCGTCACTAACAGGCTTGGGTTTAGGCGGCTCAGTGAATCGCCCCGGATTCTCTAGACACCTTGCAAGCTCATTGCGTAACGCTTTTCAAACTCTACCGGTGACAGCTGATTGTTGAAACCATGGCGGCGTTTTACGTTGTAGAACATCTCGATGTAATCAAACACATCACTCCGAGCATCTTCCCGCGTGGTGTAGATTTTTCGCTTGATCCGTTCCCGTTTCAGAAGCTGGAAAAAGCTCTCGGCCACGGCGTTGTCATGACAGTTGCCTCGGCGACTCATGCTGGCAACCAAATTGTTTGCCTTCAAAAAGCTGCGCCAATCGGAGCTGCTGTACTGGCTGCCTTGGTCGGAATGAACCATCACCTCTTGCTTCGGTTTACGCCTCCAAACCGCCATCAACAACGCATCAATAGCCAAATCACTGGTCATCTGCGACTTCATTGACCAGCCAACGACCTGCCGAGAAAACAGATCCAGTACCACCGCCAAATACAACCAGCCTTCATACGTACGAATGTACGTGATGTCGGTTACCCAAACCTTGTTGGGTTCCACAACATCGAACTGGCGCTTCAGCAAATTGGGTGAGACGACCGCTGGCTTACCGCCGTACTTTCCAGGGCGGCGTCGATAACCTGTCTGAGAACGCAGACCTTCAAGACGCATCAGCCTCGCCACACGATGACGACCACAATCCTCACCGACCTCGCGCAGATCGTCGTGGATTTTGCGATAGCCATAAACGCCACCGCTCTCCAACCAGGAATGCTTGATCAAACCCAGCAGTCGCTGGTCGTCTTTGGCGCGTACAGATTGCGGCTCAGACAGCCAGGCGTAATAACCGCTGGGATGGACTTTCAGCGTCAGGCAAAGCCGTCGAATCGAATAGTCGCCCGCGCGCTGCTTGATAAAGGCGTACTTCAGCCGCACTCCTTGGCAAAGTACGCGGCGGCCTTTTTTAATATGTCTCGCTCTTCAGTGACGCGCTTGAGTTCCGCTCGCAGACGACGTAGCTCAGCGTGCTGATCATCATCCTGCTGCCGTTCTTCTTGAGGTTTGCTGTAGCGCTTTATCCAGGCATAGAGGCTATGCGTCGACACGCCGAGACGGGCGGCTACCTCAGCGACAGGCAGCTTCTTTTCGGTCACTTGATTGACTGCTTGGATTTTGAATTCTTCGGGATAACGCGGGTTGCTCATGGCACCTCCTGATTGGCCTCATTTTAAGGCATGGAGGTGTCTACGAAACCCGGGGCGATTCATGCTTTAGCATCCTGATGGTTGTAACTCAGAACAATTTCCCCACGACGGCCCGAGAATCGCTCCACCACCGTCGCACTGGCAAGCTGGGCTTTGTGCAAGACTCCCGCTAAATCTATCTTGTCGGTGCCCGTTTCAAAGTCCAGGAGTTCATCGGGCCTTTCGAGCGTAGAGTCACTCGCGTGGTCATACACGAAGACATCTGCGCCACCACCCCCCAGTAATTTGTCTGCGCCGCCGCCGCCCTTGATTCGATTGCCCACGTGATTACCAATCAGATGGTCGTCTCCATGCCCACCAATGGCATTCTCTAGAACAACGCCCCTGGCAATCGAAATATTGCCTTTCAGCCCTCCAACATCAGAGAACGACTCGGCATTTAGGTTGATGACTTGAGACTGCCTGAAACCGGATAAGTCCAACGTATCGTTTCCGCCACCGTCCCATATGCTGAATACGGGAGCGTCATTGGCGGACTGAAGGCTCATGCTGGGTCGATCAGTATTGGAGTTGAACCCGTAGACGGTATCGCTACTGCGGGTGTTGTTGTTGCTACCATAATTTCCCTGCACAGCGCGAATATCATCCAGCATGGGGCCTGAGGGAAGTTCCCGGTCGAACCTGTGACCTGGTTGATGGGTCTCGGCCCAATAACTCATTGCGCTGCGGGCTTTGGTATCCTGTGCATACTCGGCGTTCTTTTCGTAGCCACCATCATTACTATTATAGTCACCCGGATGTTTAAGGCCGAGGGCATGCCCAAGTTCGTGAGCAGCTATATATGAAAAGCCATCACCGGCCTTTGGTGTATGCGATGCATACTTTGTTCCAATTGTCATCTTTACATTAGGGTGGTAATAATTAGGCAACTGCGTGACACCGCCGGAGGAATTCGGATCATTTACGATATCTATAGAACCGTCTGCCGCTTGGGTACCTACCTTGAAGGTTACATTGGTCACATCTTGCCAACACTGCAATGCATTAAGAATACTTGCTTTCTGCCCTGCCGAGTAACTAGGGTCGATCCTGACGGAAATTTCTATTTTTCCGTCTTGATTGCGATCATAAAACTTGAAACCACCACGGGTTAATTGTTCTGCCGCCTGGTCAGTGGAGAAAGATGGCTTTTCATTTGTCTTGCTGCCACTGGACGCGTCCAACATAGCCAAACGGGTACGCTGCGAATGACTTCCTACATTCATGGCAATTAAATCCTTCTTGATAAACTCAAATAGTTGCCCGGCAAACGCCTTGCCGAAAAACAAATATCCCACACAAGAAATACAGCCACCAATTGATTTATCTATCCAAATAAATCCAACTCATCATTTAAAACTTAGAAACAAATAACCAGAAACTATATAGCGATTATTTTTCAATGCTCAATATTAAATTACATATTAAATCCTAACTAACCGCAACACAGTATGCCGGCGTGATGCAACACCGACCCCATATAGGAGCCGGCCTGCGATGGCGGCAGAGCCGCCAATATATCTTCGGATCGCACCCCGCCTGCGCGAGCAGGCCCACGGGGAATCTCCCCTGGCAGAAGATATTGGCCACACCACAAAGCCCCTTAACCCATCACTACAATCCCCACCACCAACACCACCGGCCAGGCTAACATCGTGGCCCGCCATCCCAGGGGCGCGTGTCGCAGTTCCATAAACCCGTCGGCAATCACCCAGGCCTTGGCTACTGCGGCCAGCACCACCACCCACCACCAACCCGCAGCGCCGGACATGACGGTGCCCACACTCAGCAACACCAGCGCGCCCCAGCACGCCAGCAGCCTCACAACACGTACACCAACGGAAACAGCACCACCCACACCAAATCCACCATATGCCAATACAACACCCCGGACTCCAGCCCCGACTGGCGCCCCCGGCCCGTAAGCCCCGCGCCAGCAGCGCACCGCCAGCCAGGCGAGGATCACCATCCCCAGCAGTACATGCAAAAAAATGAAAACCGGTCAAAATCCAATACAGGGTGAAAAAAAGTACTGTGCTCCAGGCCCAGCCCCGCAGCGGCCAGGTGCCCGTACTCGCTGAGTTTGATCCACACATACACCAGCGCCACCAACAACCCCAGTACCAACAACCCAGCCGCCCGCCGCGAGCGGTCGGCGAGTGCTTGTTGCTGTGCCAACGCGGCGAGCAGGCCAGCCGTCAGCAGGCTCAGGGTCATTGCCAGGCCGGTGGATGTGTCCAGTTGTGCGCGGCCCTCGGCAAAGACCTGGGACCGTAACGTCTGGGTCACTGCAAAGGCTAGGATCAGAATTGCAAACACCGAGAGTTCGGCGAGGATGAAGAACCACATCGCCAGATCACCCGGCAAGCGCCGTTCAACTGAAGTGAACATCAACCACATCCATCAGGGCCGCGACGGTTTGCGGGTCGTCGCTCAGCGCTTCTGCCAGGCAGGCCATGCACGCCTCGCGTGGGGGCATGCCGGCGGCGATCAGGCGCGCGGTGAAGATCAGCAGGCGCGTAGAGGCCACCTCCTCCAGGTCATGCTGGTCAAGCCGGCGCAAGGCTTGCCCCAGGCGCACCACCTGGGCGGCCAGGGCGCTGTCGACCTGGGCTTCGCGGGCGACGATGCGCTCTTCTTCAAGTGTCGACGGATAGCCAAAGCGCATCGCCACAAAACGCTGGCGCGTGCTGGGCTTCATGCCCTTGAGCAGGTTCTGGTAACCGGGGTTATAGGACACCACCAACATGAACGACGGCGGCGCCTTGAGGACTTCGCCGGTGCGCTCCAGGAACAGCTCGCGACGGTCATCGGCCACCGGATGCAAGACCACGGCGGTGTCCTGGCGCGCCTCGACCACTTCGTCGAGGTAGCAGATGCCCCCTTCGCGCACCGCGCGGGTCAGCGGGCCGTCCTGCCACCAGGTGCCTTGGGCGCCGATCAGGTGTCGGCCAATCAGGTCGGCGGCGCTGAGGTCGTCGTGGCAGGCCACGGTATACAGCGGCAGTTGCAGACGGTGGGCCATGTGCTGCACGAAGCGGGTCTTGCCGCAACCGGTGGGCCCCTTGATCAGCACCGGCATGCGGTGGCGCCAGGCGTGTTCGAACAACTCGTGTTCGTTGTTGACGGCTTGATAGAAGGGTTCGGTCATGGCGCACCTTGCATGGGCAACGGGTTTGACGGTAACGCTACGGGGGCCTGCGACAACCTGGCAAGCCGTGCTCAAGGCAAACTTGATCGCCGTCAAGCGGTCATTCACCCACCGCGACATAGTCTCTGCTGGCACTAAGAACCTGCGTTCTAACCGGATCGCAAAGGTCTTGCCTGAGGAGATATGGAATGCTGACTCGCAACAAAACACCCTTCGTACTGACGCTGGCCAGGCTCAGTTGCGCGCTGGCCCTGGCCCTCTCAACGCAGGCCTTCGCGGCGGCTCCCGCACCGGCTGCCGCCATGGTCAAGAGCCCCGGCGCACCCGACTTGAGCCAAGCCGAGTTCGAGGCCTCCAAGCAGATCTACTTCGAGCGCTGCGCCGGTTGCCACGGTGTGTTGCGCAAGGGCGCCACCGGAAAGCCGCTGACCCCGGACATCACCCAGGCCCGGGGCCAGGCGTACCTGGAGGCCTTGATCACCTATGGCTCCCCCGCCGGCATGCCGAATTGGGGCACCTCCAATGCGCTGACCAAGACGCAGATCACCAGCATGGCCACCTTCATCCAGCACACCGCGCCGACGCCGCCGGAATGGGGCATGGCCGAAACCCTCAAGACCTGGAAGGTGCTGGTCAAACCCGAAGACCGCCCGAAGAAGCAACTCAACAAACTCAACCTGGAAAACCTGTTCTCCGTCACCCTGCGTGACGACGGCAAAATCGCCCTGATCGACGGCGACAGCAAGAAAATCGTCAAGCTCATCGACACCGGCTACGCCGTGCATATCTCGCGGATTTCCGCTTCGGGGCGCTACCTGCTGGTGATCGGCCGTGACGCCAAGATCGACATGATCGACCTGTGGCCCGTCGAGCCGACCAAAGTCGCCGAGATCAAGGTGGGCATCGAGGCCCGCTCGGTGGAGACCTCCAAGTTCAAGGGCTACGAAGACAAGTACGCGATCGCCGGTTCCTACTGGCCGCCGCAGTTCACCATCATGGACGGCGAGACCCTGGAGCCCAAGCAGATCGTCTCCACCCGTGGCATGACCGTAGACAAGCAGGAGTACCACCCAGAACCGCGTGTAGCGGCGATCATCGCCTCCCACGAATGGCCGGAGTTCATCGTCAACGTCAAGGAAACCGGCAAGGTGATGCTGGTCAACTACCAGGACATCAAGAACCTCACCATCACCACCATCGACGCCGCGCCGTTCCTGCATGACGGCGGTTGGGACAGCACCCACCGCTATTTCATGACGGCGGCGAACAACTCCAACAAGGTCGCGGTCATCGATTCCAAGGAGCGCAAGCTCACCGCCCTGGTGGATGTGGGCAAGACCCCGCACCCCGGTCGTGGCGCCAACTTTGTGCACCCGCAATATGGTCCGGTGTGGGCCACCAGCCACTTGGGTGACGGCGGTGTTTCGGTGATTGGTACCGACCCGGTCAAGCACCCGCAGTACGCCTGGAAGCAGGTGACATCGCTCAACGGCCAGGGCGGTGGCTCGCTGTTTATCAAGACCCACCCCAACTCGCGAAACCTCTACGTCGACACCACCCTCAACCCCGACACCAAGCTCAGCCAGTCGGTAGCCGTGTTCAACATCGACAAGCTCGACGCCGGCTACACCGTGCTGCCGATTGCCGAATGGTCCGGCATCAAGCAAGGCGCCCTGCGCGTGGTGCAGCCGGAATACAACAAGACGGGTGATGAAGTGTGGTTCTCGGTGTGGAACGGCCAGGAAGAGGAATCGGCGCTGGTCGTGGTCGATGACAAGACCCTCAAGCTCAAGAACGTGATCAGGGACAAACGCCTGATTACCCCGACCGGCAAGTTCAACGTTTACAACACCCAATTCGATATCTATTGAGCTTCATCAACAAGAGGCAACCCAATGAAAAATATCCTGCTTGCACTTGCGGCCCTGGGCGCAGCCTTGAGCCTGTCCACGGCCCTTGCCGAGGATGGTGCGGCGCTGTTCAAGAGCAAACCCTGCGCCGCCTGCCACACCGTCGACAGCAAGATGGTGGGGCCGGCGCTCAAGGACGTCGCGGCAAAAAATGCCGGGGTCAAGGACGCAGACAAGACCCTGGCCGGCCGTATCAAGAACGGCACCCAGGGTAACTGGGGACCGATTCCGATGCCGCCAAACCAAGTCACCGATGCCGAAGCCCTGACCCTCGCCCAATGGGTCTTGAGTCTGAAATAAGCACAAGGAGCACGCCATGCAAGTCTCGATGATCGGTTCGGCCATGGCGCTGCTCTTCCTCATTCCCGCGCCGGTGCATGGAGCACCGGCGCCTGCACGCCAGGTCCAGCTGGAACACCTGCTGATCCAGGACTGTGGGGCCTGCCACGGCCTGCACCTGACCGGCGGCCTGGGCCCGGCGCTGACGCCCCAAGCCCTGGCCGGGCAGACCCGCGACACCCTGATTGCCACCGTGACTTATGGCCGCCCTGCCCTGGCGATGCCCGGCTGGGCTCCGTTGCTCAATGCCGGCGAGATTGCCTGGCTGGTGGACCGCCTCCTGCAAGGAACCCCTGCGCCATGATCCGTCCCCTGCTTGCCTGCTTTGCCGGCCTGTTGCTCACCGCCTGTGCCCAACCACCGCTGCGCGGCACCGGCGACCTGGGCCTGGTGGTGGAACGTGCCAGCGGCAGCCTGCTGATTATCGACAGCAGCAATCAGGCGCGCCTGGCGCGGGTCGAGGGGCTGGGCGACCTGTCCCATGCCTCGGCGGTGTTTTCCCGGGACCAGCGCTACGCCTACCTGTTTGGCCGCGACGGCGGGTTGACCAAGGTTGACCTGCTGACCATGCGCATCGACCAACGCCTGATCCAGGGCGGCAACAGCATCGGCGGTGCGATCAGCCAGGACGGGCGCCTGATTGCGGTCTCCAACTACCAGCCGGGCGGGGTCAAGGTATTCGACGCGCAAACCCTCAAGCAGGTGGCCGATATCCCCGCCACGCCCCTGGCCGATGGCAAGCGCTCGCGGGTGGTGGGCCTGGTGGATGCGCCAGGGCAGCGCTTTGTGTTCAGCCTGTTCGACACCGATGAGATCTGGAGCGCCGATTTCAGCCAGGGCAACACCCCGGCCATCACCCGCTTCAGCGGTATTGGCCGCCAGCCCTATGACGCGTTGATCACCGCCGATGGCCGTTACTACATGGCCGGGTTGTTTGGCGAGGATGGCATGGCCCAGCTCGATCTGTGGCACCCCGAGCACGGGGTCAAGCGCGTGCTCGCCGACTACGGCCGCGGCCAGGAAAAACTGCCGGTGTACAAGATGCCGCACCTGGAAGGCTGGGCCGTAGCCGACAACCAAGCCTTCGTGCCCGCCGTAGGTCGCCACCAAGTGCTGGTGATGGACGCCCGCACCTGGCAACAGACCGCCGCCATCGCCGTGGCCGGCCAACCGATTTTTGTCACCGCGCGGCCCGACGGGCGCCAGTTGTGGGTCAACTTCGCCTACCCGGACAACGACCGGGTGCAGGTACTCGACACAGAAACCCATCAGGTGGTCGCGGACCTGCGTCCCGGCCCCGGGGTGTTGCACATGGAATTCACCGGGCGCGGTGAGCAGCTGTGGTTGTCGGTTCGCGACGGCCAACAGGTGCAGGTCTGGGATCCTTATCGTTTGACCTTGCTCAAGACCCTGCCGGCCGACAGCCCCAGCGGCATCTTCTTCAGCAGCCGCGCGCAAAAAATGGGGTATTGAGATGGAACTGGATGAACTGACCGAACGCCTGATCGACCGTTATCAACACGGCATGCCTCTGTGCGCCGAGCCTTACCTGGAGATGGCAGGCACCCTGGGCTGCAGCGAAAAAGAGTTGATGGCCTGCCTGCAACGCCTGGAACTGGCGGGCGCGCTGTCGCGGGTCGGGCCGGTATTCGATCACAGCCGCGCCGGCGCCAGTACCCTCGCCGCCCTGGCGGTGCCCGCCGAGCGCCTGGAGCAGGTGGCGGCGCGCATCAGCCGCTACCCGGAGGTCAATCACAACTACGCCCGCGAACATCACTACAACCTGTGGTTTGTGCTGACCGGGCCCAATCGCCGCCATCTGGAACAGATTCTGGAGGAGCTGGAAAAGGACACCGGCCTGGTCCCCCTGGACCTGCCAATGCTCACTTCCTACCGCATCGACCTGGGTTTTGCCCTGGGAGGCCGCCCGTGATCGCCCCGCTGAACCATGAACAATTGCTCGACCTGCGCCAGTGCCTGGAGCGTGGGCTGCCGCGCGTTTCGCGGCCCTATGAAGACCTCGCCGAGCAGATCGGCGCCCATCATTCGCAGGTGTTGAAGCAGATGCAGCAATGGCAGGACCAGGGCCTGTTCCGCCGCGTCGGCCTGGTGCTCAACCATCGCGCCCTGGGCTTTGCGGCCAATGCGATGCTGGTGCTCGACGTGCCCGATGCGCTGATCGACGAGGTCGGCCAGCGCCTGGGCCGCGCACCGGGCATCACCCTGTGCTACCAGCGGCCACGACGCTTGCCGCACTGGCGCTACAACCTGTTTTGCATGGTCCACGGCCGTGAGCGCGCAGCGGTGCAGGCGCAGATCCAGGCACTGCTGGACCAGCACATGCTCGGCGACCTGCCCCACCACCTACTGTTCAGCACGCGCATGTTCAAACAATGCGGCGGGCGTTTTGCACCGCCACCGTCACAGGTATGGGCCCATGGATGAACTCGACCGGCAGTTGATCAACCGTCTGCAACGGGGCCTGCCCCTGGTGCGTCACCCCTGGCAGGCCGTGGCGGCAGAGCTGCACAGCACGCCCGACGAGTTGCTCGACCGCCTGCACTTGTTGCTCGAAGACGGCGTACTGACGCGCTTCGGGCCGATGTTCGATATCGAACGCCTGGGCGGCGCGTTCACCCTCGCCGCCCTGGCGGTGCCCGAATCACGCTTTGAACAAGTGGCGGCGCAACTCAACGACCTGCCGCAAGTGGCCCACAACTACCGGCGCGAGCATCCCTGGAACATGTGGTTCGTGCTGGCCTGCCCTACCTGCGACGACCTCGCCCAGACCTTGGCCCATATTCACACCGTCACCGGGCTTGAGGTGCTTAACCTGCCCAAGGAGCAAACCTACCATGTCGGTCTGTACTTCCCGGTTTGACGAAACCCTGGCCCAACGCTTGATCCATTTGACCGAAGCCGGCCTGCCCCTGATTGAAGACCCCTGGACCTGGCTCGCCGAGCAACTGGGCATCAGCGTCGAATCCACCCTCGACCTGCTCAAGCGCCTGCAGGCGGAAGGCGCCATCCGCCGGATCGCCGCCGTGCCCAATCACTATCGCCTGGGCTACCGCCACAACGGCATGACCGTGTGGGATGTGTGCGATGAACAGATGCCGCGCCTGGGCGCACTGATCGGCGCCCAACCCTTTGTCAGCCACTGTTATCGCAGGCCTCGGCGCGCCGACTGGCCCTACAACCTGTTCGCCATGGTGCATGGGCGCAGCCGTGAGGAAATCGACAGCTACCGTGAACACCTGCGCTTTCTGCTGGGCGATGCCAGCCGGGCGGACGAGATGCTGGTGAGCAGTCGCATCCTGAAAAAAACCGGCCTGCGCTTGGCCTCTCCTCGCGCCTGTAGGAGCTGGCTGGCCAGCGAAGGGCGTGAACGATAACGCGGGCATCCTGGATGAACGTGTCGCCGGGGCGTTTTTCGCGAGCACGCTCGCTCCTACAACAAGGAACCTCTTATGCTTAGGATCAGTCATTACCTGCGCACCCTGGCCGGCCAATGCCCACCACCGCGCAGCGCCAAACCGGGCAGCCCGCGCGCACCGGTGGTGATCTGGAACCTGCTGCGCCGTTGCAACCTGACCTGCAAGCATTGCTATGCCACCAGCGCCGACAGTGTGTTTCGTGATGAACTGGACACCGAGGCGGCGTTGAAGGTGATCGATGATCTGCACGAGGCCGGGGTCAAGGTGTTGATTCTCTCGGGCGGCGAGCCACTGCTGCGCGAGGACCTGTTCCAACTCAGCGCCTATGCCCGCACCAAGGGCTTTTTCGTGGCGCTGTCGAGCAATGGCACGCTGATCGATGAAGGCAATATCCAACAGATTGCCGCGGCACGCTTTGACTACGTGGGCATCAGCATCGATGGCTTGAAGGCCACCCACGACGCCTTCCGCCAGTGCGAGGGCAGTTTCGAGCGTTCGATGCACGCCATCAACCTGTGCCGCCAGGCGGGGATTCGCGTCGGCCTGCGCACTACCCTGACCCAGGAAAATCACGCGCAGCTCCCACAACTGCTGGCCTTGATGCGTGAATACGATGTGCAGAAGTTCTACCTCTCGCACCTCAACTACAGCGGGCGCGGCAAACGCAGTCGGCAACTGGACGCCCACCAGCAGATGAGCCGCGACGCCATGCTGTTGCTTTTCCAGCAAGCCTGGGACGACATCCAGAATGGCGTGGCCAGCGACTTTGTCAGCGGCAACAACGACGCCGACGCCGTGCTGTTGCTGCAATGGGTACACCAGCACCTGCCGGAACACTACCCGCAACTCGAACACCTGCTGCATGCCTGGGGCGGCAATGCGTCGGGCAGTGGCATCGCCAATATCGACAACACCGGCGAAGTGCACCCGGACACTTACTGGTGGCAACACTCGGTGGGCAATGTGCGCCACACCTCGTTTCGCGAGATATGGCTGGAGCGCCCCGACCCGCTGCTGCTGCGCCTGCGCCAATACCCCCGCGAGATCGGTGGCCGTTGCACCGACTGCCGCTGGCTGGCCATCTGCAATGGCAACACGCGCACCCGCGCCTGGGCTGGCGGCGACCTCTGGGGCCCGGACCCCGGTTGCTACCTCAGCGACGCTGAAATCGCCCGTACGCCGCCCACCTTGATTCCTTGCTCGGCACGCTGAACCACTGGCCGGCTACCTGGTGAAACAACCGGGGGCCGGCAACCTGATGATGAACCAAGGAAGTCTCATGCACTCATCCCACGCGTTACCCCCCGTGCTGCACAGCCCCTTCCCCCCCCGGCGAAGTCGCCCTGGTCGGCGCCGGTCCCGGCGACCCGCGCCTGTTGACCCTGCGCGCCTGGAGTTTGTTGATGCAGGCCGATGCCGTGGTGTTCGACCGCCTGATCAGCGCCGAACTGCTGACCCTGATCCCGCTGACCTGTGCCCGGCACTATGTGGGCAAGGCTAGCGGTAATCACAGCCTGCCCCAGTCGCAGATCAACGAACTGCTGGCCGAACTGGCCCTGCAGGGGCAGCGGGTGGTGCGGCTCAAGGGCGGCGACCCGTTCGTGTTTGGCCGCGGTGCCGAAGAACTGGAATACCTGCTGGCGCAAGGCGTGTCGTGCCAGGTGGTGCCAGGCATCACGGCGGCCTCCGGTTGCAGCGCCTATGCGGGCATCCCACTGACCCACCGTGACGTGGTCAATTCGTGCCGCTTCGTCACCGGGCATTTGCAGCGCGACGGCGAATTGAAATTGCCCTGGGACAGCCTCGCCGACAGCACCCAGACCCTGGTGTTCTACATGGGCCTGTCGAACCTGGCGATGATCGCCGAACGCCTGATCGATGCCGGACTGCCCGCCGACACG
The Pseudomonas hygromyciniae genome window above contains:
- the nirJ gene encoding heme d1 biosynthesis radical SAM protein NirJ; this encodes MLRISHYLRTLAGQCPPPRSAKPGSPRAPVVIWNLLRRCNLTCKHCYATSADSVFRDELDTEAALKVIDDLHEAGVKVLILSGGEPLLREDLFQLSAYARTKGFFVALSSNGTLIDEGNIQQIAAARFDYVGISIDGLKATHDAFRQCEGSFERSMHAINLCRQAGIRVGLRTTLTQENHAQLPQLLALMREYDVQKFYLSHLNYSGRGKRSRQLDAHQQMSRDAMLLLFQQAWDDIQNGVASDFVSGNNDADAVLLLQWVHQHLPEHYPQLEHLLHAWGGNASGSGIANIDNTGEVHPDTYWWQHSVGNVRHTSFREIWLERPDPLLLRLRQYPREIGGRCTDCRWLAICNGNTRTRAWAGGDLWGPDPGCYLSDAEIARTPPTLIPCSAR